The Persephonella sp. genome contains the following window.
TATTTTTAGCAGTTCTTTGTCAAATTGATTTCTACGGGCTGGTCTTTTTCTCCTTGCATAATCAACAGCATCTGCCAGCTTATAATTACCATTTCTATCAAAGGCATCTATAAATGCAAAATATTTTGCGTCCTGCGGAATACCCAGCATTTTCTTAATGGCAGGGTGGAAAACCTTGATTATCGGAATTTGCTGCCAGTAAGATGGCATTACAAGCATCCCAAGTATTATCTGATTATGGTCAAGACCGAAAAATGACCTTCTTTTTGAAACTTTATTAAGAACATCAATAGCCAGAGTGTCTATAGGTTCTAATCTTCCATCTGAAGACTGGGTAAGCAATGTTCCGAAATTATCTGCATGTTCTTTGTTTATTTTTTTGACCTGTTGTATGGCTTCTTTAATATCTATCTTATGTGGATTTTCAGCAGCAATTGAATTTCCCCAAAAACCTAAAAAGGCAAAAACAAGAGCAACTTTTAACAGATTTTCAACCTTTAATCTTGCAAGCCTTCCAAATCTGGAATATGGATTAAGGAGGTTTAAAAATAGTCCCAGTGCCAGCATGATATACCCTATATAAGTAGGTATTTTTCCTGGATCGTGGTTAACAGATAAAACTGTTCCTTTTTCATCAGGGTCATATGAAGATTGGAAAAATTTATATCCACCATACTCAAGGGTATGGTTCATATATATTTTGTATTCAAACTCTTTATTATGTTGTGGGTCTTTTACAACAACAAGACTTTCATAAGAAGAAGGTCTCATGGAACCGGGATATCTTTTTAAGATAAAGTCCTTCAGATAGATATAGAATGGCAAATGAATATCTTTAGAACCCCATTGTAAAGTAACTTTAATATCACCTATTTTGATTGTTTCAGGTTCTCCAACAATATTTGACCTCATTCCACCACCCAGTAGCTTTACTATTTTTTTCTGACCATCATAATCAACCTCAACAACAAGTCCTGCTTCCCCCTGACCAACTTTTAGAGAAGAATTTGTTTTAGGAACAACATCAACTTTTGCAGAAGGTAAAGCTTGACGGACAACAAATTGAATACCGTGAACAATATACATACGCTTAGGAATGAGTTCTCCTTCCTTATCTATCTCCCCTGATTTTTGAGTTGCCATCTCAAAAAATTTTATTTTCTCGTTTGATTTTATATAGAACTTGCCATCCTTAACATATATATACAGATAAGATTTTTTAGTGTTTGCAGGAATTTCTTTACCAAAAGAAAGAATAAAATCCCCAAGGTCATAGTAATCCCCATACTTAAGAATTTTTTGCGTAGGCTGTCCATCAAGCATAAAAACAACACGCATCATAGGAATACCATTTTTAGCAGGAACAATTTTTTTCTCAGCATGGGGATAATAAGCTACATATCTGACAACAAGGTCTTTACCGTCAATATTTAGTTTTTCTGTAAATCTATTAGTCCAATCGGTGATTGCAGAGAAAAGAACCTTCTTTTCTTTTTTTACTGTTTTGTCTCCCTTCTGGGCTGTTATGCTTAGAAATGCATCTGAAGATAAAATCTCATTACTCTGATGACCTTCTCTGATATGCATTAATCCTTCATATCCAAAGTATCTGGTTAGAGCAGCACCAAGAAATATCATTAGAAAGGAAAGGTGAAATATAAGGGCAGGCAGTTTCTTAAGTCGCCACATACGGTATTTGAAAATATTTCCGATTAGATTAATAGCCAGCAGTATCCACAGGATTTCAAACCATCTGGCACCATAAACCAGTGCCCATGCCGTCTCACTGCCAAAATCATTTTCTATAAAAGTTGCAAACCCAATAGATATAGCAAAGATTAAAACAAGAAAAATCATAAATTCTATAGAAATAAGGCCATTCCAGACCTTTTTTATAATACTCACTGATTGCTACCTCCTTCCGTATAAAGCCAAATCTTATTCCTCATATATGAAAAATCTGTGAAAACAATAAATTAAACCTTTTTCCTATAGACTTCAAATTAAAATCGGATAAAATGTTTATAAAAAATAGGAGATATATCATGTCTGTGTTAGTAGAGTTTTCTATGTTCCCAACAGATAAAGGCGAAAGTGTTAGCGGATACGTATCCCGTATTATAAAAATGATAGATGAGTCAGGGGTTCCTTACAAACTCACACCTATGGGAACAGTCTTTGAAACAGAAACAATGGAAGAAGCCCTTGATATAATAAACAAAGCATATAAACAGCTGGAAAAAGACTGCAACAGGGTCTATTCTGTTGTTAAGTTTGATATCAGAAAAGGTAAATCAAACAGACTTATCCAGAAAATTCAATCAGTAGAAAAGAAATTAGGAAAGCAGGTTAGCAAATGATTTTAAAAAGAGTTCGGCTAAGAAATTTCCTTGCACATGATGATACAGAGATAGAATTTTCTCCTTCAGGGATAACAGTATTTATTGGAGAAAACGGAGCTGGAAAAAGCTCAATAATAGAAGGAATAGTTTACGGGATATTTGGAAAAACAGACAGGGGAAAATTAGAAGACCTTGTTAAATGGGGAAAAAGAGAAGCTACCGTAGAGGTTGAATTCCAGAAAGGAAACTCAGAATACAAAGTAGAAAGGACAATAACAATTCGTGGTAACAAAGGAAGTTCAACAGGTGTTATTTATAAAAAAGAAAAAGGAAAATACAGACCCTACTATCAAAAACATATATCAAGAGAAATCCCCAAAATAACAGGCATAAGCTACAAAACATTCTTATCCTCAGTTCTGGTAAAACAGGGGGATATAGAAGGTTTGATAGAACTCTCCCCAAAAGACAGGGCAAAAATATTTGAAGACCTTCTGGATATGTCCCTTTACCAGCTTATAGCCGAAAATATAGCAACAAAAAGAAAAGTTCTTCAAGAACAAGTTAAATGGCTTGAAAAGGAAACCGAGCAGCTAAAAGAACTGGAAACACAGACAGAAAAACTACAAGAACAGCTTGAAAGCTTAAAAACTCAGCAGGAAGAAAAGCAAAAAGAACTAAAGCAGTTAAACGAAGAACAGACAAAACTCCAAAAGCAGATAGACCTCCTCCAATCAGAAAAAGAAAAACTAATCAAAACAAAAGCCCACATAGAAAAACTACAGGAAGTAATAAATATTAGCCACAAAAACCTGAAATCCCTTGAAGAAAAAATTCAGCATATAAATAAAGAAAAAGAAAAACTACCACACCTAAAAAAACAGGTGGAAAATCTTAAACAACTGGA
Protein-coding sequences here:
- the ccsA gene encoding cytochrome c biogenesis protein CcsA; its protein translation is MSIIKKVWNGLISIEFMIFLVLIFAISIGFATFIENDFGSETAWALVYGARWFEILWILLAINLIGNIFKYRMWRLKKLPALIFHLSFLMIFLGAALTRYFGYEGLMHIREGHQSNEILSSDAFLSITAQKGDKTVKKEKKVLFSAITDWTNRFTEKLNIDGKDLVVRYVAYYPHAEKKIVPAKNGIPMMRVVFMLDGQPTQKILKYGDYYDLGDFILSFGKEIPANTKKSYLYIYVKDGKFYIKSNEKIKFFEMATQKSGEIDKEGELIPKRMYIVHGIQFVVRQALPSAKVDVVPKTNSSLKVGQGEAGLVVEVDYDGQKKIVKLLGGGMRSNIVGEPETIKIGDIKVTLQWGSKDIHLPFYIYLKDFILKRYPGSMRPSSYESLVVVKDPQHNKEFEYKIYMNHTLEYGGYKFFQSSYDPDEKGTVLSVNHDPGKIPTYIGYIMLALGLFLNLLNPYSRFGRLARLKVENLLKVALVFAFLGFWGNSIAAENPHKIDIKEAIQQVKKINKEHADNFGTLLTQSSDGRLEPIDTLAIDVLNKVSKRRSFFGLDHNQIILGMLVMPSYWQQIPIIKVFHPAIKKMLGIPQDAKYFAFIDAFDRNGNYKLADAVDYARRKRPARRNQFDKELLKIDERLNILYMVFTGELFRIFPKKDDPNHTWYSPKAAIEHFPKDEAEKVRMLLVAYFAALDKGIKENKWDLADKVLAEIKEYQKVNGKDIYPSETKIKAEILYNRLNIFERLIFVYLFSGLALLLLIFAKLIKPSLRLELPTKVVLGIMILGFIAHTFNLGLRWYISGHAPWSNGYESLIYIAWTIALAGIVFARQSPFAVASTGILAGLTLFVAHLSWMDPQITNIVPVLKSYWLTIHVSVITASYGFLGLSALLGFITLILFIIRNPKVQDEKQRQIELSILEATRINEMSMIIGLSLITVGNFLGGVWANESWGRYWGWDPKETWALVTILVYTAVLHTKLVPWMRSTYAFAVMSVLAFSSVLMTYFGVNFYLSGLHSYAAGDPVPIPTWVYWAIAIVGIVIVLAFRNRKIRSF
- a CDS encoding MTH1187 family thiamine-binding protein, which translates into the protein MSVLVEFSMFPTDKGESVSGYVSRIIKMIDESGVPYKLTPMGTVFETETMEEALDIINKAYKQLEKDCNRVYSVVKFDIRKGKSNRLIQKIQSVEKKLGKQVSK
- a CDS encoding AAA family ATPase, which produces MILKRVRLRNFLAHDDTEIEFSPSGITVFIGENGAGKSSIIEGIVYGIFGKTDRGKLEDLVKWGKREATVEVEFQKGNSEYKVERTITIRGNKGSSTGVIYKKEKGKYRPYYQKHISREIPKITGISYKTFLSSVLVKQGDIEGLIELSPKDRAKIFEDLLDMSLYQLIAENIATKRKVLQEQVKWLEKETEQLKELETQTEKLQEQLESLKTQQEEKQKELKQLNEEQTKLQKQIDLLQSEKEKLIKTKAHIEKLQEVINISHKNLKSLEEKIQHINKEKEKLPHLKKQVENLKQL